A stretch of DNA from Rutidosis leptorrhynchoides isolate AG116_Rl617_1_P2 unplaced genomic scaffold, CSIRO_AGI_Rlap_v1 contig611, whole genome shotgun sequence:
ACAAGTTGGTGTGGAAGGTGAAGTGTTCAAAATATactagtcatttaatgcaatttttCAGTTCATGCCAAAGGGGAGTGGAACTTAGCAAAGCTTACAGCAGAATATGAGAAGCCGAGTGATGATGTGCCAGATGGCATTCCTTACTTGAACTTCATTGTCGATTGCATCAGAGATTCTGACGAACACCTTGCCGCCAAAGCATAAGAAAAAGAGGGAGTACTCTCGTAAAATAGGGTTGCTTCACAACCCAACTATATAGCTTGCTTGCTAATAAGGATTTGTGGCATGTAAACTTTACTAATTGTTTTATGCTTTATTTATGTTAGCAATGTGTGTGATTGATGATGTGCTACTGTTGTTATGATTGCATCTCAATATGTACTCGATCGAGTCATGGAAGATGATGTAAATAAAGTGGAAAATGATGTAAATATTTTTTCATCCCTTCTACTTTAAGTGTCGTGAAATGAAATTTACTTTGATCAAGTGTTATTTTATGAAATCCATGTATATTTGAACTATTCTTTTCAGTCTCACCCCTATATTAATTTTACTGGTTATTCGAAAAAAATATTAATTTGACTGATTAAGAATATAATTACTCAATTTGCATAAATATTTATGGTTTTGAAATAATAAATGAATGATAGACATGTAATTTTTTCTACCAATTGATTTTTTTTAAGATTTGCAATTTTCATTATGCAGCACTTGAAGTGGATCGGAGGGAGCATCATCCTTAAAATTATAACTAGATCTTTACCTTACATTAATTTTTTGCTTAAAATTAATTGTCTTGTATACCAATTTGTTATTTTCTCTCCGTAAGCAGATAAAATCAAGATTGTTGGTCCCTTTCACGCCTCTAAAGGTACATAATTGTATTTTGTTAAGTGGTTGAATgatcggatgtagtattgtaatactattttcttttattttcttttttttttatgaaagatGTATTGTAACACTGTGAGAGATGAATGGTAGAATATGATTATAATGATTACTTGGTTAGAAAATGGTACTTTTACTAGTGTTGGAAATAACAGTACGATATATTGCGATACCAAATCGAGTTAAGCAAGATGAATACTGGATTTACGTACTCTACTGAATATTATTGATGACATGCGAGAACATATTAACAAAAAATAATTCGAATTTAAACAGACAATATATgaacatataaaaataaattaaagagGTTTAAGAGGATGAGAGATATGCAAACATCGGGGGCGCGCAATTGGATCGGTTTCCCTTAAAGCATGCTATGCCTCATATGTGCTTCGGTTGGATTGCGTACAATGCAACCAAAAAATACGAAACTTACGATATCTAAATTCTCCGACACTATACAGACAATGATAGAGGTGGGATATGCATCCAACTTGTTTTGTGAGTAGGGTTTTTGGTTGTGTGTAGAATCTCTTGAACTAGCTGGACATTTATAGGCTGAGGTGAGGTGGTTTAGATGGAAGAGTTTGACGTGTAGTGCAAGACAAGAACGGGCAGACTCCTAAACCTAAGAGAATTATGATTCTCGCACTCAGATAAGCACGTCCGCTCATCGATCGAATCTCATCCGGTTTTGCGCAATCCAAAACCCATTCAAATTTGGAGACTAAATCATCTTCAATTGGAAGATATTGATCCAAAAAAAAAGCGAACTGAACCTGTATGATTAGCGACAACTCCCAACCGAAACCTAACCAGAGCGGGTGGCCGGCATGGGCTACGGAACTTTGTAGTCTTCCTCTGCAACACACATTTAACAATCAATGCAATGTGGAACCAAATACATGCATGGTCACTTGAATATTCTAACCTCAACTATGTAGTAGAGACTTTCTATATATAGCAAAGAGTTTCGACTCAATTGATTACTCAAACCCACCTTGACACTTGATCAAACTACAGTTGACCAGTTGACCAGATGGTTTATATATTTTGTCCAACAACTAGTATTGACAATGACTTGTAAATAGCGTTAATTGAATATTGATTGTAAACAGTGCATGCTACAGTGAATTGCAAAACACTTGAATTAATTAAGGGACAAAGCTTTAAAGTTCTACATTGACGTTGTGAATCTATCCACGTAGGTGCATTAATTAGTTACCTTATATAGATAAATTAGTTATATGGGCAAGCTTAATGTCATATAAATTCACTTGCGAGGATTGCACAAATTTACCATTGTAATTAATAGAATGTCATAATTAAATCAACAAAATTTTCTATATAAAGAGGATTTCCATACAACATTTTCCATCAAACCtcattcataaaagatagttaCTATTAATTTGATTCCAAAAGAGAGAGTTAAATTACTAAGCAAGAGAAAGGGCGAAGCATTCTCATTACTCTGTTTTAAACTCTACTAGATTTATCAAAGGGCGATGGGTCTACGAAGGCTTGAGGCTGAGATAGACTTAAAGTCACCTCCTCAAAAATTGTACAATATTTGGAAGAAAACCTCCACCATTTGCCTCACATGACTCCTAAAAATATACAAGCTAATGAGCACCACAACGATCCTTGGGACGATCATGGTCATGGCTCAGTCGTGACCTTGAACTACACTTGTGGTAAGATATATGATAATCATAATTAGTTCGATATGATTTCGCTCAAATATTTGATTCACTGCATTTTTTTTTTTGAGTATCGATTCACTTCATTAATCCgctaattaatttttaattttttttttgaaatctgcTGATCTGCTAATTTTAAATTTCTTTGAACATGGAATATTATGATAGATAGAGGGGAAGGCTGAGGTTTTCAAAGAGAGGATCGAAGTTGCTGATGCAAATATGAAGGCTAAACATGTTGGCGTGGATGGTGATGTGTTCAAAATCTACAAGTCATATGTTATCATTTTTCAGTACACTCCAAAGGGGACTGGAACCCTAGCAAAGATTACAATTGAATATGAGAAGCTGAGTGATGACGTGCCAGATGCCATACCTTACCTGAACCTCCTTGTCGAGTGCAACAGAGATTCAGACGAACACATCGCCGCAAAAGCATAAGAGAGATTGAAGGAGCTAGGGATCACTCTCGTGAAATATAAATGTTTGCTTCACAACCCAACTGTATATAGCTAGCTTGCCAATAAAGAATTTATTGTGTGTTAATTTGTTGAATGATTTTTATGTCACCTATGGTATGAGTTTTATGAGTACTGTATTTATGTTTtcatgaatttgttttcgtgtgaGTATTTATTTATGAAATTAAACTTGTACTTTCATTGAATAAGAATAAAGTAAACAAAGGACTGTTGGCCTAATGGTTATTTGGAAACTTTCATCTCGGAAGTCGAGGGGTCGACTCTTCGTGGACACTGTAGGCATCAAAATTTTGACGACCAATGAAATAATGACatgtcatattaattagaaaattagTCTTATGGCAAGACATGAAAATTATAGTCCTAATTCTTAGGGTTCCGACGTCGCAAGAATCAAGTCAATCGGAGGTCTGAAGCTTAAGATATTATCATTATACGAACATTGCCTAAGATGGTATAAGGACTAAAATTGACGAAAATATCATTAAACGGACATTGTCTAAGGTGGTATAAGGACTAAAATGGACGAAAATATAATGTGGACGACTGAAGTAAACAAAATGAAATAAGGATTGAAATGGATATTTTTATGATGTCGAGGACTAAACGTTAAAGAAAAAAATATAGACCTGATAACACTAAAAGGACACGGCCCAAACCAAACAAATAGACTTGCCAGTGAAGTAATAGAAAACGGGTTGAATTATAACAATAGAGGATCCTAGCTATGGAGGTAGTAAAATAGGAAATCTTTTACGTGATGAAGAAATTAAAACTAGAGATATAGTTCCTAGAAGATTGCTTACATAAACCTCAATATTctccataataaataaaatatttcaAATCAAGTGCAATCATATGAGAAGAGAAAAAAATATTGAGCCTTAATTATATTGGGGAGAAAGTTGACGTCAATTTTGGATGAATATGGAAATAGTAAATTAAAATAAAAGTGTTACTATCTCCAAAGCTAGGAAAAAGGAAAGTGTTTGTTGTATAAGGCTTACACATCAAAATACTTACAAAATTAAGGAATTATGTTGACATTGTTACAACATACAATCACGTGTAATAAAGTGAAATAATATATTCACTTATTAATGACTCAAAGCCTCTTCAAGGGGTCTCTTCCTCATAATTCGATGGATAGAAAATTAGGAGAAGAAGCTCTGGGCAAGAAGCTAAAGCAAGAAGACGCTGTTACGCTGTCGGAATCCCACCGCCTCGCACAAAGCGTAAAGGCACAAGCGATCAAACTGTCGCCTCGCACAAAGCACAAAGGCACAAGCGAAGAAGATTCCACAATGGAGAAGAGGAAGAACGAGACGGATTAGCTAGCGAAGATCAAAGGGTTAAAAATAGTCGTTTGTATCTCTCCTTttgttaaattaaattaatttattGAGATtgctaataaaaattattatttcaattatttgTATTCTCGATATTGCGTTCGTGTTTTTATTCGTGTCTACAGATTGGCGACCACAATGGGAGAACACTACCTTTCATCCTTCGCAAGCTAACCCGACATCTGATAAGATGACCAAAGGCATTGAGAGAGTCAAGTCCAGCTCCACCGCTGCTCCTAACTCTAGCCTAGGACATGGCTCCCATAAGAATCCGGCATACGGTTTCGTCTCTGGCTCTGTTACTGCTACATATGGCTTGCTGTAGCTGCTCCTAACTCTGCTGCTGCTACATATGGATCAGCTGTAGCTGCTCCTAGCTCTGTCGCTTTTGTTCCTAGCTCTGTTACTGTTACATATGACTTGGTTGTAGCTGCTCCAGGCTTTGACATTGTCCCTGCATCCGGTGGAGCACATGGTCTCGACCTCTCATGGCCATCCAGTGGAGCACAAGGTCTCTGTAACGACCGCTACATGTTTCTGTTATGATCGAATTCGAATCAATTCCTAccacgtaattattattattttttctttcgATTTCGATTGCTTTGGATCAAGTAGAGTTGATTTGATTTCACGAATGTTCTAGTTTCTACGAGACTTTACGAGAATTCAAGTTTAAGTATTGATTTATTACACCAATTAACGATTTTTGTCGAATCTTGGTTAGATGGAATGGGAAAATATTTCAAcaatagtattaataaaattacACCCCTCTCACTCCCGCAAATACAACATATATAAAATGACTTTACCCAACATCAATTTCATTTTAATTTATTAAGTAGAAAATATATCTGACATACTCAAAATTTCAAAAGACGTATCTTTCATAGATAAAGCTTTCTTACATAGGTAAACTATTTCCATGTCAAGTAAACTATTTCCATGTCAGATCAAACACAGCTCATAAATACATACTATTGAATTCCTTTTACCGACAATTCATTTTATCATTCTCATTTGAATTGCAAAGACTCCCTTACAACATTCAACTATAAAGGAAAATTTTCAAATATATCATTTAATTTGTCAAGACAATTTTGGGCACCTAGAACTTTCAAATTCATTCATTCAGTCAACATTATAATATTTGTCCATAATTCCTAGCCACAAAATATCACTCATACTTTGTTAGAGATACCCAGAAACAGTACAATAAAAAATATTCAACTGGCAGCAGTAAAATAGGAAAACAAAACCATTCTCGTCAAAAGCCACATGCCAAGTAGTTGAAGCCTCCCCCTAAAATCTTAAATGCTACCCCACAAGACTTCAAATTTCAAGAGCCattgaataccaacaacaatacaaTTTTAACTCTTTTTAGGTCAGAATATACAAACCACAATGTTGGCATAAGGCACCCTACAAACACAGTCTTTCAACCTTTAACAGAAATATTTCAAATCATGTCTAAAATGTCAAAGAGCTTAAACACTTTCAGTTGAAATAGAAGTCTATATCATAAATAAGAACCAATAATTTCGGACACACAAAACCCAATATAAATACATATCCAGTAGACATGATTTGCATACAACTCAATTCTCATTTCAATTCAATCAAACAAATTGGAAATTTACACATAAATTCATCACAGTTCCAGTTTAAAGAAATACAATTCGGTTCCATACACAATCTAGTTTATTACAAAAACTTAGTTCTtaaaacaataaaaatatacaaacgTATATCAGTGCGAAATGAAAATTGAGAGTTCTCAGAACCTAAACCTAGAAAATATAAATTTCTAAACCTAAAGTTAAGCCTAATATAATGCAGGGATTACCACTGAAATCAGAAGAATAGAGGAGCTCTGTTTCAAGCCGCCATCTCCGACCACCTTTAGCCAAGCCGAAAGACGACGAACAGAGTGGCCAAACTGAGCTGACGAGCTCTGTTCGAGTCACCACCAGCCAGAAATCAACGCACAAGGAGGAGGAGAAGCGAACAACGATGCAAGCCAAGGCCAGCGCCACAGTCGCCGCCAGGCCGAAACCTTTCAAGGTAAATTCCGGCAGAACCTTGCATCGAAACACATAGATTTTAGCATTAAAATACTCCCCAGAACCCATAGAATAACATACTAGGAAATTAGATTGTAAATTTGAACTTTTAAGAATTTCAACCGAAACTCTAAAGTCGTGATTAAGAGAAAACTAAGGCAACGACGGTGAAAACTAATCTCATATCGAAATCACGATGTTGAAAGAAGTCGAATAGTGGTTGGATTGGGTCGGTCAGTCGTCGGAGTCGTCGACGACGAAGATGGCAGAGACGAAGAGAGACAAAGAAGCTGCcgcgaggaagaagaagaaaagaaaaaatgaTTGAACCGAACCGGTTCAATCTCTTTTCATAATATGTTTTGTTTTTAAATGACCATTATACCCCTCAATCATTTGATTATTTTCAACGAAACCAAACGACAAATTTTTGGTCAAATGTTATTTGTCATTTCACGATTCCAAAACAGTTCGGTCCGATTCATTTCAAACCAGTTCGGTTCAGTACACAATCAGTCTTCCAAACTTAAATGGAAACCCTAAATTTGATTTTAAATCTTCCGAACTTAATAAAACATTATTACTCACTCCAAACCTATGAAATTTTTACCAATAAATACTATTAATTATTTGAACCTGATTATGTAAAAATTTTGTCAAAATGATTtctaaatttaaaaatataaatagtaGGTTCAATCGAtttttattatatatctattttggTTTTAATCAATTAAATCATTAAAAATTCGATTTTGGAAAATTTTATTAATCGATAAATAAAAGTTGATaactttttaaatttaaaaaatatttatttgtcaaaATAAATATTTCACGTAAGTGATTATTTGATTAAATTAATCATGTAGAAATATAACAAGTAAGACGTACGAGAAATCATTTGAAGCATTTTATTTCGACGTCATTAGCTTAGAATTTATGTTAATAAATTATCGATGTCATTAGGTCGATAATTCAATCGGATCGAGGCAACGAGTATACTGGTGAGTTTTATTAAAATTTCATTACGTATGTTACACGTATATACTTGATGAATGCTTTAGACCACTATGTCATACATATCATTTATGCATGGTTTATGATTTTACGATTTTCACGGTATGACATAGTTACTTTAAAAATTAAATAGTCGTCATATATCCTTGATGAATGCTTTAGACCACTATGCCATACAAATCAAAATTTGATTTATTCATGATTATAAATATAGGTTTAGAAAAACTATATAAATTTCCAACATCATATATCAAACTTCCACATATTGAGATAAAATTATCTAGTATAAGAACCCCAAATACATGTTTTAAACTGGTCTCGAGGATGATCAATTGAATAGTGCCAGGTCTCGAAGGAATGACTCGTGTGTAGTTTGTGCAAATGGTACACCATATTTATGGTTATTTGGTACGTGTTTAAATACCCATGATAGGTAGATCACTACGGTAGCTAGCTACTATTGTTAGGAATTTCCCTATTATTTTCACAGATATGGGTTCAtagatatatatacaataaatagtTCTGTTTGTTTTCAGAAATATCATATCTTCGGAATAAAATATGATTTGTCTAAATCATTTAAATTATGaaaaaatcatttataaaatgaTTCACCTTATATTGATAATTATTACTAGAAAACCTAATGATTTTATAATAATTCTCACTAAGCGTAAAGCTTACGTTTtccataaaaatcattattttctcCAGGTTGATCAGTAGTAAGAATCTACTCCGGCAGCTATTTCTATTCACCATTCCGCTTTCAAAATAAGGTCGGGCTCTTGGCAACCTTGCATTTAGGGCTCTATCACGTCATCTTttattattgtgtaatattaattacGAACTATGCTTCCGCTGAACAGATGCTATGATATGTGTACTTTGTTGTAATAAATTGgatatcattatatttaatatatcCTTTTATTTTAAGAATAAGGCACAAGTGGTAACATCTTCCTTCTCGATTAGGGTCGGAAGGTGGGCGGTACAGTCTCGGCCTCTCATGGCCATCCGGTGCAACTCAAGGTCTCGGCGTCCCTCCAACATCGGTATCGCCCCAAGCTTTGGCCTCGACTCAACAAGTTCCGGCACCAAGTCCAAGTCGGACGATGTTGCTTCGAAGAAGATAACCGCTAAGTTCAAGCTGGACGATTTTGCTTCCGAAAAGATAACCGTTAAGTCTAAGCCGACCGATGATGCTTCCAAGAAGATAACCGCTAAGTCCAAACCGTATGATGTTTCTTCCAAGGAGATAATCATTAAGTCCAAACCGACCGATGAATGCTTCCAAGAAGATAACCGCTAAGTCCAAACCGTATGATGTTTCTTCCAAGGAGATAATCATTAAGTCCAAACCGACCATTGATGCTTCCAAGAAGATAATCACCAAGTCCAAGTCGGACGATGTTACTTCGAAGAAGATAACTATTGAGTCCAAGCCGACTAACGATGCTTCCAAGAAGATAATCACCAAGGTCACAAGCTCAGTCAAGCTCATCCCTAAACCAAAGCCGAACACTACTCTCAATCCAATCACCATCAAGCTTGGTCATGTCCATCGTGAGTTAGTCCCTTACTTCAAGTTTCTGCCACACCTCCTTCAACTTAGGAAACTAACTTTCAAGAAACGGAGTCCCACCTATAAGTTAAAAAGTCTAACCTCGGATGTTGACGATAGGTCTCACATATGTGGCTATCAATCTAACTTAACTTCTATATGGATTCGGATGATGTGTTTGCCATCGAGACCGAAACTTTTGAAGATCAACTCAACGCCATGAAGGTTATGCTTGAAAAAGTCGCGAAAGATATGCAAGAAAGAAATGTGAAGACTTTGGAAGAAAGCTGGTAGCCGTAGATTATCCCATGAAGCATTGAAAAGAACTATCGAAGTATTGCCAAACAACAATTAATAACTTGGAAGATAACGCTAGCAAGCTGAAGAAAGATCTTGGTGAAACTGTGGTCACCTCCAACTCTGGCACCCGTGCTAAGAAACCATGCTAGATGCCAATGACCACCTTATTGAAAGTGGTGGAACAAGCACTCTCAATCGGGAAGCTTCAGCTCTAAATCATCATAAAGATACGTGAAGCCATAAACCGCAAGAATTGACTCTCTCCGATCCCCGGCCAAATACAAGCCTCCAACTTTCAACAAATTTGATGTGAAGGAAATCTGAAACACATGTTGCTCACTTTGTCGAACTTGCAACAATGCCGACACATATGGAGATGCCTTGGTCAAACAATTTTTTCTGATCATTAGATGGAAATGCATTCGAATGGTATGACAATCTTCAACATGGATCAATCAACTCTTGGGCACAGATTGAAAAGGAATTCTTCACTTGCTTCTACAGTGTAGAAAGAAAATTACCAAACTTGAGTTGTCCGCCATTGAGCAACGACAAAGAAGAGCCGATCATGGACTACATTCAAAGATGGAGGACACTTAGCATCAAATACAAAGATAGAATTCCCCGAAGTAGAAGCCATAAAGATGTGCGTCCAAGGAATGATTTATATCCTTCGACGAAGCCTAATAATTGCCGAGATCAAGTCCTTCACTGAACATAGAAACACTTGCTCATGAAATTGAAGATACGGTGATAAGTAAAAACTCCACACAAATTCATGACGACTCTCAGGAAGAAAGTGAGTCGGACTCCCTATCAAACAAAGAATGAAACTCCAACCTCCTGGACAAGAGGCTAAACTGTTCAAAATCTCTCCAAGTATGAGATAAAACTACTAATCCGCTTCGCTAAATGCTGGGGGCATCAATGAACTACGTCACGACTTGATTCCTTAAAAGGATACGTAGGCAGATTGACGCCAAATGTCGAGTTCAGTCATCATCCACCACAAAcctccatcatcatcatccatcCATCATCACATGAGTATGTGCAAGTGGCAAAAACCGGCAACGACGGTACTTGTATGAGAGCTAACTTGCAATGAAAACCAATATGGCGTTGTAAGGAAAATCTGGCACTAAAAAAAAACTATTGGAATTAAGCTTTCAGGATGGAAGACGAATTACTAAGCTTTGTGCAAAGGAAAGGAAATAAAAAAACTAGCTCAGTGGCAAGGAGAAGAAGTTAGACTAGCTGTGTGGCAAGGAAGGGAAGCTAGACGCTCTAAGTTAGGAGAGATCAGCTCATGCACACACAAGGTTAAATTAAAAGGAACCATTGTGGGATCACTAGCTCCAAGCTAGGAGAGTCCGCAACAAGTATGGAGAGGTTTAAAGCAAAGCTCTCGGGAGAGGAACCATCGTGGGACTACTAGCTCCAAGCTAGGAGAAAGTGACTCCAAGCATAAACTTGTTGCTGAAAAAAAAGAGGTTCAGCAATTAGTGACGTAAGTTTGTAGGCGGAGAGATTAATAGCTATAGTTCTACAACATGAATATAAAAGTAAAGTATATTATATCAGGAGCATGCTATCTCTTGAAAGTAATTGAACTCGGT
This window harbors:
- the LOC139884853 gene encoding MLP-like protein 328 → MTPKNIQANEHHNDPWDDHGHGSVVTLNYTCEGKAEVFKERIEVADANMKAKHVGVDGDVFKIYKSYVIIFQYTPKGTGTLAKITIEYEKLSDDVPDAIPYLNLLVECNRDSDEHIAAKA